A genomic segment from Idiomarina piscisalsi encodes:
- a CDS encoding EamA family transporter — MTLLILITLLWAASFSLIGVYLAGQVDGYIVVFVRMILALLTVLPLFRWRHLSPKSGQLPQLGKLAIIGAIQIGAMYLFLYHAFLYLSVAEVLLFTIFTPLYITLIDELILNRKHLPLLWWIAAVVSVGGAAIIRYQPLSDDFITGFFLIQAANACFALGQVAYKRLPTGKPLAQSQQFAAFFFGASVIAGLGVLLFADLNLLPTTELQWGILLWLGIIASGLGYLGWNLASKWVNTGQLATMNNALIPAGILVNVLFWEQSFDYTRLIIGASVIVLAVWLAGRVQNLKPAR; from the coding sequence GTGACCCTCTTAATTCTGATTACTCTACTTTGGGCCGCCAGTTTTTCTCTCATTGGCGTTTATCTTGCCGGACAAGTCGACGGCTACATTGTTGTTTTCGTGCGCATGATTCTAGCACTGTTAACCGTTTTACCCTTATTCCGTTGGCGGCACTTATCGCCCAAAAGTGGGCAGCTGCCTCAACTGGGCAAGCTTGCCATTATTGGAGCCATCCAAATTGGCGCCATGTATTTATTCTTGTACCACGCGTTTTTGTATTTGAGCGTCGCTGAAGTGCTTTTGTTCACTATTTTTACGCCGCTCTACATTACTCTTATTGATGAGCTTATACTCAACCGCAAGCACTTACCCCTACTATGGTGGATAGCAGCAGTGGTCTCTGTCGGCGGCGCTGCCATTATTCGCTATCAACCACTGTCCGACGACTTCATCACTGGTTTCTTTTTAATTCAAGCAGCCAATGCGTGCTTTGCCTTAGGTCAAGTTGCTTATAAACGTCTACCGACAGGTAAACCCCTCGCCCAAAGTCAGCAGTTTGCCGCTTTTTTCTTTGGCGCCAGTGTCATTGCCGGGCTTGGCGTATTACTGTTCGCCGACTTAAACCTATTGCCCACCACTGAACTCCAGTGGGGCATTTTATTATGGCTTGGCATTATTGCCTCCGGCCTCGGCTACCTTGGCTGGAACCTCGCCAGCAAATGGGTTAACACCGGGCAACTCGCCACCATGAACAATGCGCTCATTCCTGCCGGAATTCTGGTTAACGTCTTATTTTGGGAACAGTCTTTTGACTACACCCGCTTAATCATTGGCGCTTCCGTTATCGTCCTGGCTGTTTGGTTAGCCGGGCGAGTACAAAACCTAAAACCCGCCCGCTAA
- a CDS encoding acetyl-CoA C-acyltransferase — MSSDSIVIVAANRTPMGGFQGSLSDVAAPNLGAAAIKAALSNSGLSADDISEVIMGNVLPAGLGQAPARQAMLYADLPRSTGATTINKVCGSGLKAAMMAHDLIKAGSADVVVAGGMESMSNAPYMLPKGRSGYRMGHGQVLDHMMLDGLEDAYEHKAMGVYAQGTADDYGLDREAMDEFAIHSLTKAQTAIKDGLFEGEITPVTYSTRKGDVTVDTDEQPGKARLDKIPELRPAFKKDGTITAANSSSISDGAAALILMREGDAKAKGLTPLARVMGHTTHSQAPSEFTIAPIGAMNSLLKKLDWTKDDVDLWEINEAFAMVTMLAIQEMKLDASKVNVHGGACALGHPIGASGARLLVTLLHALKQKGQKRGVTSLCIGGGEAVALAVEML; from the coding sequence ATGTCAAGCGATTCCATCGTGATTGTGGCGGCTAACCGCACGCCAATGGGCGGTTTTCAGGGCAGTTTGAGTGATGTGGCAGCACCCAATTTGGGCGCGGCAGCGATAAAAGCAGCCCTTAGTAACAGCGGCTTAAGTGCCGATGATATTTCAGAAGTTATCATGGGTAATGTGTTACCCGCTGGCTTAGGCCAGGCTCCGGCTCGCCAGGCGATGCTATACGCTGATTTACCGCGTTCAACCGGGGCAACCACCATTAATAAAGTGTGTGGTTCTGGCTTGAAAGCCGCAATGATGGCGCACGACTTAATTAAGGCGGGGTCTGCTGATGTCGTGGTTGCTGGTGGTATGGAAAGCATGTCAAATGCACCGTATATGTTGCCAAAAGGCCGCAGCGGTTATCGTATGGGGCACGGACAGGTGCTTGATCACATGATGCTGGATGGTCTGGAAGATGCCTACGAGCATAAGGCGATGGGTGTTTATGCCCAGGGAACGGCCGATGATTATGGTCTTGACCGTGAGGCGATGGATGAATTTGCGATTCATTCACTGACTAAAGCTCAAACGGCGATTAAAGACGGTTTGTTTGAGGGGGAAATTACGCCGGTAACTTACTCGACTCGTAAAGGCGACGTGACCGTTGATACCGACGAGCAGCCAGGCAAAGCGCGTTTGGACAAAATTCCTGAACTTCGTCCTGCGTTCAAGAAGGACGGGACCATTACTGCAGCGAACTCAAGCTCTATATCCGATGGTGCAGCGGCACTTATTTTAATGCGGGAGGGTGATGCAAAAGCGAAAGGTCTTACGCCGTTAGCGCGGGTGATGGGTCACACGACACATTCGCAAGCACCTTCTGAGTTTACCATTGCCCCGATTGGCGCAATGAACTCGTTGTTGAAGAAACTGGACTGGACGAAGGACGACGTTGATTTATGGGAAATTAACGAGGCCTTTGCGATGGTTACCATGCTGGCAATTCAGGAAATGAAACTGGATGCGAGTAAAGTCAATGTGCATGGTGGCGCTTGTGCGTTAGGACACCCGATTGGCGCAAGTGGTGCTCGCTTATTAGTAACGCTGCTACATGCACTGAAACAAAAAGGCCAGAAACGTGGCGTCACCTCGCTGTGTATTGGCGGCGGTGAAGCCGTTGCTCTGGCTGTGGAAATGCTCTAA
- a CDS encoding MerR family transcriptional regulator, giving the protein MNNKITYSIGELAKQFDITTRSIRFYEDEGLLSPKRQGQQRIYTNKDRVRLKLILRGKRLGFSLAETRRLFELYDADNSSAAQLQKVLELISEKKVSLKQQMEDINVLLTELSGLEQRCQDELEVIQQSTSKVHSQESL; this is encoded by the coding sequence ATGAACAATAAAATTACCTACAGTATTGGTGAACTGGCAAAGCAATTTGACATTACCACTCGTAGCATCCGCTTCTACGAGGACGAAGGCCTGCTTTCACCAAAGCGACAGGGCCAACAGCGCATCTATACCAATAAAGACAGAGTCCGTTTAAAACTCATTTTGCGGGGCAAACGTTTAGGCTTTTCCTTGGCCGAAACGCGTCGCCTGTTTGAGCTTTACGACGCAGATAACAGTAGCGCTGCACAACTACAAAAGGTACTTGAGCTTATTAGTGAGAAAAAAGTCTCACTCAAACAACAAATGGAAGACATTAATGTATTGCTGACGGAACTCAGCGGTCTGGAACAACGGTGCCAGGACGAACTTGAAGTTATTCAGCAGTCAACATCCAAAGTTCACTCTCAGGAGTCGTTATGA
- a CDS encoding isovaleryl-CoA dehydrogenase encodes MISQYTTFNFGLGETADMIREQVNAFARDEIAPRAADIDEKNEFPSDLWRKLGDMGLLGLTVAEEYGGSGMGYLEHVIAMEEISRASASVGLSYGAHSNLCVNQIHRNGNEEQKKKYLPKLCTGEHVGALAMSEPNAGSDVVSMKLRAEKKGDKYILNGNKMWITNGPDADVFVIYAKTEPEKNSRGITAFIVEKDTPGFSQAQKLDKLGMRGSNTCELVFENAEVPEDNILGELNEGVAVLMSGLDYERAVLAAGPLGIMQACLDACVPYIHDRKQFGKEIGEFQLVQGKVADMYTRTNAARAYVYAVAQSCDRGETTRKDAAGAILYAAELATQLALDAIQLLGGNGYINEYPTGRLLRDAKLYEIGAGTSEIRRMLIGREIFSESK; translated from the coding sequence ATGATTAGTCAATACACCACTTTTAATTTTGGCCTCGGCGAAACCGCTGACATGATCCGTGAGCAAGTTAATGCCTTTGCTCGTGATGAAATTGCGCCGCGCGCAGCTGACATCGACGAGAAAAATGAGTTTCCAAGCGATTTATGGCGTAAGCTTGGCGACATGGGTCTGCTCGGCTTAACCGTTGCTGAAGAATACGGTGGTTCGGGTATGGGCTACCTAGAGCACGTTATTGCTATGGAAGAAATTAGCCGAGCTTCAGCGTCAGTCGGTCTGAGTTACGGTGCACATTCAAACCTTTGCGTGAACCAAATTCACCGTAACGGTAACGAAGAGCAAAAGAAAAAGTACTTACCTAAGTTATGTACTGGTGAACATGTTGGCGCCCTAGCAATGAGTGAACCTAACGCAGGGTCGGATGTTGTCAGCATGAAACTACGCGCAGAGAAAAAAGGCGACAAGTACATTCTGAATGGCAACAAAATGTGGATCACTAACGGTCCGGATGCCGATGTTTTCGTCATTTACGCAAAAACGGAACCTGAGAAAAACTCTCGAGGTATTACTGCGTTTATCGTTGAAAAAGACACCCCTGGGTTCAGCCAGGCGCAAAAGCTCGACAAACTGGGTATGCGCGGTTCAAATACCTGTGAACTGGTATTCGAAAATGCTGAAGTTCCTGAAGATAACATTTTGGGTGAATTGAACGAAGGTGTCGCTGTACTCATGAGTGGTCTGGACTACGAGCGCGCGGTTCTGGCAGCGGGGCCATTAGGCATTATGCAAGCATGCTTAGACGCTTGCGTCCCTTATATTCACGACCGTAAACAGTTCGGCAAAGAAATTGGCGAGTTCCAATTAGTCCAGGGTAAAGTTGCTGATATGTACACTCGTACTAATGCGGCTCGAGCTTACGTTTATGCGGTAGCTCAGTCGTGCGACCGCGGTGAAACCACTCGCAAAGACGCAGCTGGCGCTATTTTATACGCTGCTGAATTAGCCACTCAATTGGCGCTAGACGCCATTCAATTATTAGGCGGTAACGGCTACATTAATGAGTATCCAACGGGTCGCTTGTTACGTGACGCAAAACTGTACGAAATAGGCGCGGGCACGTCAGAAATTCGCCGCATGCTGATAGGTCGCGAAATCTTCAGCGAATCCAAATAA
- a CDS encoding carboxyl transferase domain-containing protein produces MAILSSKVNTRDEQYTANYESMQAVVDDLQEKAAQIHQGGGPKYQERHLSRGKLLPRDRINKLLDAGSPFLEVGQFAAWDCYEDYVPSAGVVAGIGQVEGTECMIIANDATVKGGTYYPLTVKKHLRAQEIAERCHLPCIYLVDSGGANLPRQDEVFPDKEHFGRIFFNQANMSAKGIPQIAVVMGLCTAGGAYVPAMADESVIVKEQGTIFLAGPPLVKAATGEEVSAEELGGADVHTRISGVADHFAHNDEHALALARRSVARLNRSEPTQLDRQPAKPPRYDAKELYGIVGTDLRKPYDVHEVIARIVDDSDFDEFKANYGNTLVTGFARIDGYPVGIVANNGILFSESAQKGAHFIELCAQRKIPLVFLQNITGFMVGKKYEAEGIAKHGAKMVMAVSCAKVPKFTVLIGGSYGAGNYGMCGRAYDPTMMFMWPNARISVMGGEQAAGVMAQVTKDNLARKGESLSEEKEQALKKPIVEQYEKQGHPYYASARLWDDGIIDPAQTREVLALSLAASLNAPIEDSRFGVFRM; encoded by the coding sequence GTGGCAATTTTATCGAGTAAAGTAAACACTCGTGATGAGCAGTACACTGCAAATTACGAGTCGATGCAGGCTGTGGTTGACGACTTGCAAGAAAAAGCAGCACAAATACACCAAGGTGGCGGTCCTAAGTATCAGGAGCGCCACTTATCTCGCGGTAAATTACTGCCTCGTGACCGTATTAATAAATTATTGGACGCTGGCTCGCCATTTTTAGAAGTGGGTCAGTTTGCGGCATGGGACTGCTACGAGGACTACGTACCTTCTGCAGGTGTCGTTGCTGGTATCGGTCAGGTCGAAGGCACCGAGTGCATGATCATCGCCAACGATGCCACCGTGAAAGGCGGCACCTACTACCCCCTGACCGTTAAAAAACATTTGCGTGCTCAGGAAATTGCCGAGCGTTGTCACTTACCTTGTATCTATTTAGTCGACTCTGGCGGCGCTAACCTGCCCCGCCAAGACGAAGTCTTTCCGGACAAAGAACATTTTGGCCGCATTTTCTTTAATCAAGCGAATATGTCGGCCAAAGGCATTCCGCAAATTGCGGTGGTTATGGGTCTTTGTACTGCTGGCGGTGCGTACGTACCCGCGATGGCGGATGAAAGCGTTATTGTTAAAGAGCAAGGCACGATATTCCTGGCAGGTCCACCTTTGGTTAAAGCTGCAACGGGTGAAGAAGTTTCCGCCGAAGAGCTTGGTGGCGCCGACGTGCACACTCGCATTTCCGGTGTTGCCGACCATTTTGCCCATAACGATGAACACGCATTAGCGTTAGCTCGCCGTTCGGTAGCACGTCTTAACCGTAGTGAACCAACTCAATTGGATCGCCAACCGGCGAAGCCGCCACGTTACGATGCCAAGGAACTGTACGGTATTGTTGGTACTGACCTGCGCAAGCCTTATGACGTTCACGAAGTCATTGCGCGCATTGTTGATGATTCTGACTTTGATGAATTTAAAGCCAACTACGGTAATACGCTGGTGACGGGTTTTGCCCGCATTGACGGCTACCCCGTTGGTATTGTCGCGAATAACGGCATTTTGTTTTCCGAGTCGGCACAAAAAGGTGCCCACTTCATTGAGCTTTGTGCCCAACGAAAAATTCCACTGGTGTTCCTACAAAACATTACCGGCTTTATGGTCGGTAAAAAGTACGAAGCCGAAGGCATTGCCAAACACGGCGCGAAAATGGTTATGGCCGTTTCCTGTGCGAAAGTGCCTAAGTTTACCGTTTTAATTGGTGGTAGCTATGGCGCCGGTAACTACGGCATGTGTGGTCGCGCTTATGATCCAACCATGATGTTCATGTGGCCAAATGCCCGTATCTCGGTCATGGGTGGTGAGCAAGCTGCAGGCGTTATGGCGCAGGTCACCAAAGATAATTTAGCCCGTAAAGGCGAAAGCCTGAGTGAAGAAAAAGAACAAGCGCTGAAAAAGCCGATTGTTGAGCAGTACGAGAAACAAGGTCACCCGTACTATGCGTCTGCCCGATTATGGGACGATGGCATTATTGACCCGGCACAAACACGCGAAGTTCTGGCACTAAGCCTTGCCGCTTCATTAAATGCACCGATTGAAGACAGCCGTTTCGGCGTCTTCCGCATGTAA
- a CDS encoding enoyl-CoA hydratase-related protein encodes MAKYTNLDINDKGVATLTLNRPEVHNAFDDVMISELLQALKDVEESEQARVLVLRSAGKNFSAGADLNWMRSMADKNYQENVEDAGELGLLMERLDLLSKPSIALVQGAAFGGAVGLAACCDMVLAQPRSSFCLSEVKIGLIPAVISPYVVRTIGERQSRRYMLTAERFFADEAQKLGLVSDVVDDFEEPLNNLLDALLDNSPQAVTACKELIRNVGSRPINKDVREHTIKAIAEIRVSDEGQEGLSSFLEKRPAAWLNKN; translated from the coding sequence ATGGCAAAATACACCAACCTTGATATCAACGATAAGGGTGTTGCGACGCTGACATTAAATCGTCCCGAGGTTCATAACGCCTTTGACGACGTCATGATTTCAGAATTGCTTCAGGCGTTAAAAGACGTCGAAGAGAGTGAACAGGCTCGCGTTCTGGTACTACGCTCTGCAGGCAAAAACTTTTCTGCCGGCGCAGACTTAAACTGGATGCGCTCTATGGCGGATAAAAACTATCAAGAAAACGTTGAAGACGCCGGTGAGCTTGGTTTATTAATGGAGCGTTTAGATTTGCTTAGCAAACCAAGTATTGCGTTGGTTCAAGGCGCCGCCTTTGGCGGTGCCGTCGGTTTAGCCGCTTGTTGTGACATGGTACTAGCGCAACCACGCAGCAGCTTTTGCTTAAGTGAAGTAAAAATTGGACTCATACCAGCAGTTATTAGTCCCTATGTTGTCCGCACTATTGGTGAAAGACAGTCTCGTCGTTACATGCTCACCGCAGAACGTTTTTTCGCTGACGAAGCACAGAAACTCGGCTTAGTGAGTGACGTTGTCGACGACTTTGAAGAACCACTAAATAATTTACTCGATGCGCTGTTAGATAACAGTCCTCAAGCCGTAACGGCCTGTAAGGAACTAATTCGCAACGTTGGTTCGCGCCCTATTAATAAAGACGTACGCGAACATACGATAAAAGCCATTGCGGAAATTCGCGTATCGGATGAAGGTCAGGAAGGCTTAAGTTCGTTTTTAGAAAAACGCCCTGCTGCCTGGCTCAATAAGAATTAA
- a CDS encoding acetyl/propionyl/methylcrotonyl-CoA carboxylase subunit alpha has translation MINTLLIANRGEIACRIISTAKKMGIRTVAVYSDADRNARHVKLADNAVHIGPAASTESYLRSDKIIAAAKQTGAEAIHPGYGFLSENEDFADACQANDIIFVGPPVASIAAMGSKSAAKAIMQDAGVPLVPGYHGSEQDTDTLKAEAEKVGFPLLLKAAYGGGGKGMRVVENMGEFDEALNSAKREAKSSFGNDKVLLERFIRNPRHVEIQVFTDEHGNAVYLAERDCSVQRRHQKVLEEAPAPALTEKTRKDMGEAAIRAAQAIDYVGAGTVEFLFDQSGEFYFMEMNTRLQVEHPVTEMITGQDLVEWQLLVASGQPLPLAQNDIQVNGHAFEARIYAEDPDNDFLPCTGTINHLRTPAEVNGVRIDTGIEEGDEISAFYDPMIAKLIVWDTDRSRALLRLQKALREYRLTGLTTNVDFLHRLASHPEFVNTNLTTEFIQQHQNDLAPDSSVNYQQIATEAALFDIIQRQQQRGSSPWQSGNAFRMNSAATHSIPLQFNDDNYTISLTEVGNGEFTQRISEEKIHWQASLTDDKLTLTAGDMRYSRYVSADDQQITVFTDNGPVTFHRHRVADTLSDDAAHGGHVAPMNGTIMEVLVTKGDTVEKDQPLVIMEAMKMEYTIRAGHDGEITDIFFAAGDLVSDGDELIAVSETE, from the coding sequence ATGATCAACACATTACTGATTGCGAACCGTGGTGAAATCGCTTGCCGTATTATTTCAACGGCAAAAAAAATGGGCATTCGAACAGTTGCCGTTTATTCTGATGCCGATCGTAACGCCCGCCACGTTAAGTTAGCTGACAATGCCGTTCACATTGGTCCTGCCGCTAGCACAGAAAGTTACCTGCGCAGCGACAAAATTATTGCCGCAGCCAAACAAACCGGTGCCGAAGCTATACACCCCGGATATGGTTTTTTATCAGAAAACGAAGATTTTGCCGACGCCTGTCAGGCCAATGACATCATCTTTGTTGGGCCTCCGGTTGCTTCTATCGCCGCAATGGGCTCGAAAAGTGCCGCCAAAGCGATAATGCAGGACGCCGGAGTGCCCTTAGTTCCGGGGTATCATGGTAGCGAGCAAGACACTGACACCCTCAAAGCAGAAGCCGAAAAAGTTGGTTTTCCATTGCTTCTGAAAGCCGCATACGGTGGCGGTGGTAAAGGCATGCGTGTCGTCGAAAACATGGGTGAGTTTGACGAAGCCTTGAATTCAGCCAAGCGCGAGGCCAAGTCCTCTTTCGGTAACGACAAAGTGCTGTTGGAACGCTTTATTCGTAACCCTCGTCACGTAGAAATTCAGGTATTTACCGACGAACATGGCAATGCTGTCTATTTGGCCGAGCGTGACTGTTCAGTCCAACGCCGCCATCAAAAAGTACTGGAAGAAGCCCCTGCTCCGGCGCTCACGGAGAAAACCCGAAAGGACATGGGTGAAGCCGCTATTCGAGCGGCTCAAGCCATTGATTATGTTGGTGCTGGTACGGTTGAGTTCCTGTTTGATCAAAGCGGTGAATTCTACTTTATGGAAATGAATACTCGTTTGCAGGTAGAGCACCCGGTGACGGAAATGATCACTGGACAGGACTTAGTTGAATGGCAATTACTGGTTGCTTCAGGTCAACCATTACCGCTTGCTCAAAATGATATTCAGGTTAACGGTCATGCGTTCGAAGCGCGTATTTATGCAGAAGATCCAGACAACGACTTCTTACCCTGCACCGGCACCATCAATCATTTACGCACACCAGCTGAAGTAAACGGCGTACGAATTGATACCGGCATAGAAGAAGGCGACGAAATTTCAGCTTTCTACGATCCCATGATCGCCAAGCTCATTGTCTGGGATACCGACCGAAGTCGCGCCCTGCTTCGTCTGCAGAAAGCATTGCGTGAATACCGGTTAACTGGCCTGACAACCAATGTCGACTTTTTGCATCGTTTGGCATCGCACCCAGAGTTTGTGAATACCAATTTAACCACCGAGTTCATTCAACAACACCAAAACGACTTAGCACCTGACAGCTCAGTGAACTATCAGCAAATTGCGACGGAAGCGGCGCTGTTCGATATTATTCAACGCCAACAGCAGCGTGGCAGCTCTCCATGGCAAAGCGGTAATGCCTTTAGAATGAACTCAGCAGCGACGCACAGCATCCCGCTCCAATTCAATGATGACAATTACACCATTTCACTGACAGAAGTTGGAAATGGTGAGTTTACCCAGCGTATCAGTGAAGAAAAGATTCATTGGCAGGCTAGCCTAACCGATGACAAGCTGACACTGACCGCAGGTGATATGCGTTACTCTCGTTATGTCAGCGCAGATGACCAACAAATTACCGTCTTTACCGACAATGGTCCTGTCACTTTCCATCGCCACCGCGTAGCTGATACCCTCTCTGATGATGCAGCGCACGGCGGACACGTTGCGCCTATGAACGGCACGATTATGGAGGTGCTGGTGACGAAAGGTGACACCGTCGAAAAAGATCAGCCGCTTGTCATTATGGAAGCCATGAAAATGGAGTACACCATACGCGCTGGCCATGACGGCGAAATCACCGATATTTTCTTTGCCGCTGGCGACCTTGTCAGCGACGGCGATGAACTCATTGCGGTTAGCGAAACGGAGTAA
- a CDS encoding hydroxymethylglutaryl-CoA lyase, producing MAIAEQIKIVEVGPRDGLQNETTVSVEAKVALIEALADAGVSYIESASFVSPKWVPQMADSTAVMEKVNRRSDVTYAGLTPNLKGFEAAVAANMDEVAVFGAASEAFTQKNINCSIDESLERFEPVIAAAKEKNIPVRGYVSCVLGCPYQGEVPLENVVKVAKALYEMGCYEVSLGDTIGIGTPLKAQEMLAAVADQVPMEKLALHFHNTYGQALANIMACLPLGVATIDSAVAGLGGCPYAKGASGNVATEDVVYMLNGMGIKTGINLNRLIAAGAGICKQLNHGPRSQVAIAELAKQGE from the coding sequence ATGGCTATTGCAGAACAGATTAAAATTGTTGAAGTAGGCCCGCGTGACGGTTTGCAGAACGAAACAACTGTGTCTGTTGAAGCTAAGGTCGCTCTTATCGAGGCTTTAGCTGATGCTGGCGTATCTTACATTGAGAGCGCCAGCTTCGTCAGCCCGAAATGGGTGCCGCAAATGGCTGACAGCACTGCTGTTATGGAAAAGGTGAATCGCCGTTCAGATGTTACTTACGCCGGACTCACGCCGAATTTGAAAGGCTTTGAAGCGGCAGTTGCTGCCAATATGGACGAAGTTGCCGTGTTTGGAGCCGCCTCGGAAGCCTTTACACAAAAAAACATAAACTGCAGTATTGATGAGTCACTGGAGCGATTCGAGCCAGTGATTGCCGCCGCAAAAGAGAAAAACATACCCGTTCGGGGTTATGTTTCTTGCGTACTGGGCTGTCCCTACCAAGGTGAAGTGCCACTGGAAAATGTCGTTAAAGTCGCCAAAGCGCTTTATGAAATGGGCTGTTATGAAGTGTCTTTAGGTGACACTATCGGTATCGGCACACCACTTAAAGCTCAGGAAATGTTGGCAGCGGTTGCAGACCAAGTTCCGATGGAGAAGCTTGCCTTACATTTCCACAATACCTATGGACAAGCATTGGCCAATATCATGGCGTGCCTACCGTTAGGTGTTGCAACCATTGACTCTGCCGTTGCTGGTCTTGGTGGCTGCCCTTACGCCAAAGGCGCAAGCGGTAATGTGGCTACCGAGGACGTGGTTTACATGCTGAATGGTATGGGTATAAAAACCGGCATCAATTTAAATAGGCTTATAGCTGCAGGCGCCGGTATTTGTAAACAGCTCAACCACGGACCTCGCTCGCAAGTCGCTATTGCAGAATTAGCAAAACAAGGGGAATAA
- a CDS encoding acetoacetate--CoA ligase — protein MTSEALWQPSADTIADARMTDFLQQVNTAKGLALANYHDLYQWSVDNDESFWSMIWDYFDVIGEKGATVVTDKDKMPGARWFPDAKLNFAENLLRHKDNKIALIFRGENGARQQLTYAELYSRVAAFAAGLRQQGITTGDRVAAMMPNCIETIIGMLATTSLGAIWSSCSPDFGVQGVLDRFGQIEPKVLITVDGYFYNGKNLNIKDKTADIVEKIPSIERTVIVNFSDQQETLSGDNVVSWDEFSDSSATQIEFIERDFNDPLYIMFSSGTTGVPKCIVHGTGGTLLQHLKEHGLHTDLDTEDNLFYFTTCGWMMWNWLVSGLAVGATLTLFDGSPFAPEPEFLWDVADEEDITVFGTSAKYLAALEKAGVKPRESHQLEKLRSILTTGSVLPPESFDYVYRDIKKDLCLSSISGGTDIISCFALGCPILPVYRGELQCRGLGLAVNIYDDNGKPIRGEKGELVCEKSFPCMPVGFWGDDNGERYFNAYFARFDNTWAHGDFAELTEHNGIIIHGRSDAVLNPGGVRIGTAEIYRQVEKVDEVLESIAVGQQYDGDERVVLFVKLREGIELNDDLKQTIAKTIRANATPRHVPAVILQVDDIPRTISGKIVELAVRNVIHGEPVKNTDALANPEALEHFRDREELR, from the coding sequence ATGACTTCAGAAGCATTATGGCAACCGTCAGCGGATACCATTGCCGATGCCCGCATGACTGATTTCCTGCAGCAAGTTAATACGGCAAAAGGTCTCGCTTTGGCCAATTATCACGACCTTTACCAATGGTCGGTTGATAATGACGAAAGCTTCTGGTCAATGATATGGGACTACTTTGATGTCATTGGAGAAAAAGGCGCCACCGTTGTCACCGATAAAGATAAAATGCCTGGCGCACGATGGTTTCCTGATGCAAAGCTGAACTTTGCAGAAAACTTGTTGCGACATAAAGATAATAAAATTGCGTTAATTTTCCGAGGTGAAAATGGCGCTCGACAGCAACTGACTTACGCCGAGCTATATAGCCGTGTTGCTGCCTTTGCCGCCGGGCTTCGTCAACAAGGTATCACCACTGGCGACCGCGTTGCGGCTATGATGCCGAACTGCATCGAAACCATTATTGGTATGCTGGCTACCACCAGCTTGGGCGCAATTTGGTCATCGTGCTCACCTGACTTCGGCGTGCAGGGTGTATTGGATCGGTTTGGTCAAATTGAGCCAAAGGTGCTAATTACCGTAGATGGTTACTTCTACAACGGCAAAAACCTCAATATAAAAGACAAGACGGCCGATATCGTTGAAAAAATCCCGAGCATTGAAAGAACCGTCATTGTTAACTTCAGTGACCAACAAGAAACGTTAAGCGGCGATAACGTCGTTTCATGGGACGAATTTTCCGACAGTAGCGCCACTCAAATTGAGTTTATCGAGCGCGACTTTAACGACCCGCTTTATATCATGTTCTCATCCGGTACAACCGGCGTTCCCAAATGCATCGTCCACGGCACGGGAGGAACATTACTACAACACCTGAAAGAACACGGTTTACACACTGATCTCGACACCGAAGACAACCTCTTCTATTTCACCACCTGCGGTTGGATGATGTGGAACTGGCTCGTCAGCGGCTTAGCGGTTGGTGCAACCCTGACCTTATTTGATGGCTCGCCGTTTGCACCAGAGCCGGAGTTCCTATGGGATGTAGCCGACGAAGAAGACATTACTGTTTTTGGAACCAGTGCTAAGTATCTTGCCGCACTTGAAAAAGCGGGTGTAAAACCCAGAGAAAGCCACCAACTGGAAAAACTAAGAAGCATACTGACAACAGGCTCCGTATTGCCACCTGAAAGTTTTGATTATGTGTACCGGGACATTAAAAAAGATCTCTGCTTGTCTTCTATTTCAGGGGGCACTGATATCATTTCATGCTTTGCACTGGGCTGCCCTATTCTGCCCGTTTACCGTGGCGAACTTCAGTGTCGTGGTCTCGGCCTGGCAGTGAATATCTATGACGATAATGGCAAGCCCATACGCGGTGAAAAAGGCGAGTTGGTTTGTGAAAAATCATTCCCTTGCATGCCTGTAGGCTTTTGGGGCGATGACAACGGGGAGCGTTACTTTAACGCCTACTTTGCTCGCTTTGATAACACTTGGGCACATGGCGATTTCGCTGAGTTAACTGAACATAACGGTATTATTATCCACGGCCGTTCAGATGCCGTTCTTAATCCTGGCGGCGTTCGTATCGGCACCGCCGAGATTTATCGACAGGTGGAAAAAGTTGACGAGGTACTTGAAAGTATTGCGGTTGGACAACAATACGACGGCGATGAACGTGTGGTTCTTTTTGTTAAATTACGCGAAGGTATTGAGCTTAACGATGACCTCAAGCAAACTATTGCAAAGACCATAAGGGCAAACGCAACGCCACGTCATGTACCAGCCGTAATTTTGCAGGTTGACGACATACCCCGTACTATAAGCGGTAAGATTGTCGAGTTGGCTGTGCGCAATGTGATTCATGGCGAGCCCGTTAAAAATACAGACGCATTAGCGAACCCTGAAGCACTCGAACACTTCAGGGACAGAGAGGAGCTACGCTAA